Proteins from a genomic interval of Papaver somniferum cultivar HN1 chromosome 4, ASM357369v1, whole genome shotgun sequence:
- the LOC113272892 gene encoding uncharacterized protein LOC113272892 translates to MFKDMIGKTVEVYIDDMVVKSKQKVSHVLDLKRAFERLRQYGMKLNPAKCSFGLLSGKFLGYMMTQRGIEANPEKTRAVLEMSSPRNKAGRFGWNDDCEHALNEIKRYLTSPPILMSPKTGQTICIYLAASEYAVSAVLFVREPEEKPVYFVSKSLTDAETRLATWETYLGAYTIDYEPRTAEKGHAIASLVVDFLVDDIAVYESVHEEEVLHETENVLPIPLPWEHMNVSKKSSKTIDMQIGSKESIMIPESDSGIWKIYTDGSANTDGAGIGRVLVSPEGIRVENAIRLEFTASNNQDVRGCENGSTSSEVQHDPMEIDEVSNDQSEDWRQPYVRYLQMQELPQDKNQAGKITITAWRYALIEGDLYKNPVSMEPYLRCVTQELGKQLLAEAHEGCCRNHSGGRSLAHKLLSQGYFWPYMKNDAKEYTKKMYGMSFAWSSNKETGE, encoded by the exons ATGTTTAAAGACATGATCGGGAAAACCGTCGAGGTATACATTGACGACATGGTGGTCAAATCCAAGCAGAAGGTATCTCATGTTTTGGACCTAAAACGAGCTTTTGAACGCCTGCGGCAATATGGAATGAAGTTGAACCCCGCCAAATGTTCTTTCGGTCTCTTATCCGGAAAGTTTCTTGGGTACATGATGACACAGAGAGGAATTGAAGCCAATCCAGAGAAAACTAGAGCAGTACTGGAAATGTCGTCGCCTAGAAAT AAAGCAGGAAGATTTGGCTGGAACGACGACTGTGAGCATGCTTTAAATGAAATCAAGAGGTATCTAACCTCACCTCCTATACTCATGAGCCCGAAGACGGGGCAAACCATCTGCATatatcttgctgcaagtgaatATGCTGTGAGTGCAGTTTTATTTGTCCGAGAGCCTGAAGAAAAACCAGTATACTTTGTTAGCAAATCACTAACAGATGCTGAGACCAG GCTGGCCACATGGGAAACTTACCTTGGCGCATATACCATTGATTATGAGCCAAGGACAGCTGAGAAGGGACATGCGATAGCATCGTTAGTGGTGGACTTCCTAGTGGATGATATTGCAGTTTATGAATCTGTTCATGAAGAGGAGGTCTTGCATGAGACGGAAAATGTATTGCCTATACCGTTACCATGGGAGCATATGAACGTTAGCAAGAAATCTTCAAAAACAATTGATATGCAAATAGGTAGTAAGGAATCGATAATGATACCTGAAAGTGATAGTGGGATATGGAAGATCTACACTGACGGATCTGCAAACACTGACGGAGCAGGTATTGGTCGTGTACTGGTTTCTCCCGAAGGAATACGGGTTGAAAATGCTATCCGGTTGGAATTTACAGCTTCAAACAATCAAGATGTACGAGGCT GTGAGAATGGTTCCACCTCGTCCGAAGTTCAGCATGATCCTATGGAGATTGATGAAGTTAGTAACGATCAATCCGAAGATTGGAGACAGCCTTACGTTCGCTACCTACAAATGCAAGAGCTTCCACAAGATAAGAATCAGGCCGGGAAAATAACGATAACTGCTTGGAGATATGCTCTTATTGAAGGAGACCTTTACAAGAATCCAGTATCAATGGAACCATACCTTCGATGTGTAACCCAAGAGTTGGGGAAGCAATTATTAGCAGAAGCACATGAAGGGTGCTGCAGGAACCATTCTGGAGGAAGAAGCCTGGCACACAAGTTGCTATCTCAAGGATACTTTTGGCCCTATATGAAAAATGACGCAAAagaatatacaaaaaaaatgtacGGCATGTCATTTGCATGGTCCTCTAATAAAGAGACCGGCGAATGA
- the LOC113272893 gene encoding uncharacterized protein LOC113272893 yields the protein MESLQANQHEGTRNAPTENLPTQGVIGRKIRSTIVPPLQDGRETSVSSTMSGARSDRSTPEFIGNNSWGRRSPPRTNSDNVNRLGGVRNQLQVGQSSNPRAAQANNPQVTQANNLRVTQVNNPRVTSIDLTLRESFQELEREYKRLQIALEKRKELEDAAIPHSKNEMSNRHTRRERDIPRRREEVRNEHRPNRSNARRVENARSDYQSGDHRNGSYHDRYIPDDDDYYLIEQDRKARPSHRRRDRRRHRDDHINDDHSKRSRRERDHR from the exons ATGGAGTCTTTGCAAGCAAATCAGCATGAAGGGACCAGAAATGCACCTACCGAAAATCTTCCAACTCAAGGTGTTATCGGTCGAAAAATACGGAGCACTATCGTCCCACCCCTTCAAGATGGAAGAGAAACGTCAGTTTCATCAACAATGTCGGGAGCTCGTTCTGACAGATCTACTCCTGAATTCATAGGAAACAATTCTTGGGGACGTAGATCACCTCCCCGTACCAATAGTGACAACGTCAACCGTCTGGGAG GTGTGAGGAATCAACTACAAGTTGGGCAATCTAGCAATCCTCGAGCTGCGCAAGCTAACAATCCTCAAGTCACGCAAGCTAACAACCTGCGGGTTACACAAGTTAACAACCCACGAGTAACCTCGATTGACTTAACGTTGCGCGAAAGTTTTCAAGAGTTGGAAAGAGAGTACAAGCGACTCCAAATTGCATTGGAGAAAAGAAAAGAGCTCGAAGATGCAGCTATTCCACACTCCAAAAATGAAATGTCAAATCGTCATACTAGAAGAGAACGTGACATCCCGCGTAGAAGGGAGGAAGTCCGTAACGAGCATAGACCAAATCGAAGTAATGCAAGAAGAGTTGAGAATGCAAGGAGCGATTATCAGAGTGGTGATCATCGTAACGGTAGCTATCATGATCGTTATATACCCGATGATGATGATTACTATTTGATCGAGCAAGATAGGAAAGCAAGACCAAGTCATAGAAGACGTGACAGGCGTAGGCATAGGGATGATCATATTAATGATGATCACTCTAAGAGATCCAGGCGTGAAAGAGATCATCGATAA